The Lolium rigidum isolate FL_2022 chromosome 2, APGP_CSIRO_Lrig_0.1, whole genome shotgun sequence genomic interval ttcatcaacatacatacatcaaacaagatcaaacaagccacaaataaatctaaaaaaattaactatttttttaaacagaaggcctaagcccagctttaaattaataaagccacaacggCAGAATATATGGATGCTAAGAATAGCTTACAACATAAAGAAGAACAAGCTAACATAAAAGAACATGAAGAACAGCTTGCAACACTAATATCCTCTTCAGCAAACAGAGCCCGGCACCAGTGGAGCTCGAGGAGATAGCTGGTGTGGCAGGACAGCGAAGGTCCCAGGGAAGCAAGCATCATCCTCAACCTTTCCATCACCGCAGAAGGCTCCCTGCCTCCTCGCCCTGGCTCGAAGGGCGTCGTACCGTCGGCCGATGGAGGCGCTCCCCTAAGCTAGGCTGTATACTAACGTCGGGAACCGAGGGAGCCAAACCAAGCACACCGACGCCAAGCCACACAAAGAGCAACACAACAGCAGACCAGAGATCAAACGCGTCGGAGACGAAGCAGCTGGGCATGCTGGAGAAGATCACCGGAACACCTCCAAAACACACAACCTGCGTCCACATCCTACCTGAGCTCCCTAAGGCCGCGCTTTCAGCAAGCTGAGCGACGCCACGACGCCACCGCGGCCTAATCCAAGATTAGGCTTTCACCCAGGGAGCAAGTAGGAGGGGGGAAGGACAGTACCTCGGCGACGCCCCCAGCAGGGAAGGCGGCGCCCATGGACGTCGTCGCCGTCGTGACCGGTAACACCGGTCAGGGATTTCTCCAGGCCGCAGAGTCCCGCCACCATCAGCTTGGCCGGTGCAGGACCAACGAGCTTGGACACCGTTGTGGAGAGAAGGGGCCAGCGGCTTCAGATCTGGCGCCGGCGACCACCGAGGGGGCTCCCAGGCCATGGCCAACACCCGTCGgctccgcgccgcccacacggccgCGCAGACCAGCCCGCACCCGCAAACCCCGCTCGCCGCCGAGCCGGAGCCGCAACACCACCAGATCAGGGCCGCCGCCCTGAGATCGCGAGCCCCCACCGAGGAGGCCGCCGAGCAAGACCTCCCGCACCCCAGGCTGAGCCAGGGCCAGCCATCGGAGCCGGAGGAGAGCCAAGCGACCGCCTTTGCTGCGGCGAACCCGGCGCGAGGTTCCTCCACCCATACGCCGCGCGGGGAGCCAAGGGCTCAAATTAACTACAGTAGATTTTACAACTCACAAATaagagagagagcaagctagTATGTATATTCCGTCTATTCCATGCGCCTGCGGGCATTCCATGCACGCGCGGCCGCCGCAATCAATCTAGCTAGAAATGTGCGCGCGGCGGCAGCAATCGATCTTGCTAGCAATGTGCACGCGGCCGCCGAAGCAAACGATTGAGCAGCCAGATGGAGCTCGACGATCTGGCCTCCGAAGCAAACGATTGGGCAGCAAGACTGCTGGGCCAACGGAGCTGGACGATCTGGCCTCCGAAGCAAACGATTGAGCAGCAAGACTGCTGGCCCGACGGAGCTCGACGGAGATCAGGCGTTCCGCGGAGGTCGAGGCGAGGCCAAGCGCGGCCGTCGGATCTCCTCGTCGTCGCAGCGCTGAGGGCTGCGCAAGGCTGGTCGCGGCCGGCGGACCCCTCGTCCTCGCAGCGCGAAGAGGCGAGCCAGGCAAGACATTTCAGGACGGTTTTTTTTTTCGCGCGGTGAGATAGATCGCGGTGCCAGCGCGGTACTTTGCAGCACGCTAAAATATTTACAGCGCGAACTACTTTGCAGCGTCTACTGAAGGACGCAAAAACACGTTCGGTGCTGTATATTGACGATTTTTTTAGCGCAGGCCTAATTTACAGCCATGCTCTAAGGGCCTTTTTAAAGGACATGTGGCCTACCAATCGCGCGCTAGGAACCCTCATGCACTCTACGAACCCTCATGAGGTAGGGCTGATTGTCATGATAAGGCGGACTGGAAAGACAaagatggagaagacccaattcaATTAGATGGACCATCCAAACACAAATTTAGAATTGGCTACTCTCGATTCCATATACTAGTATCTTGCACAACCAAACAAAATTGGCATTAGAGCCCATTTTAATTGGCATGGTGGAATGTACTGTAATGAACTTTAACTAGTACGCGATTTTGGATGACTACTGTGACATGAACTTGACATGGCTGAATAGAGTTTGTATGGATTGATTGTGAATGTGTGTACCTGTAGATGTTTTTTGCTGAAAAAATACAAACAAAATGCTACTAGAAATAATATGGTACAAAGAGCAATACACTCAAACGCACGTATGGGAGATAAGCTCACCATTCATATGAAAAAGCTGAGCTGACCCAATTCAACTCATTCCATCACTAAAAATAAACACAAGAATGGAACCAACACATTCCATTTGAACGGAACCATGACATTACATTTTACCTGGCAATGCAgacactaagggcatctccaaccgtgcGACCCAAACcacgcccgcgcgtccgtttgggtcgagccggacaaaaacgcggcccagcgcggggacgcaccgcaaaagcggacggccgcggcgtccggaacgacgcaaacccggcccaaatctgggctaggtttgcgtggccgcggatggcacgcgccgtccactcgcgtccgcgcgctggtcgcctcgtctcccttgggcccactcgtcggtgaccggggagactattaaatggggactggaggggatctggccctccactccagtccccactccactccccgagcaaaaccgccgccatgtccccaaagcgacggttcgctcccggagcggacgacgacgaggcgagcagcagccgccggcgTCCGCCGGCGTTGCGGCCATCGGGAGGAAACCagcgcggcctccacatcggagaggccgcccgcggcggtgcggcattgccgcaaccgccgcctctcctcctcgagccgaagccggagtcctcggaggaggacccggacctccgcgccgccctgatgatctcggcggcggaggatgaggcgaaatggccgcacctccatgcggccattcgcacctccgagatggaggaggcggcccggcgggaggtcgaggaggcggagggctgggagctctacgcccaggcccgccaggcggtacgggaggaggaggaggcggcgcggcgggaggaggccgggcgccgcgccggcgaggaccgccgccgggagcagcggcggcgggaggacaggcggcggcgcgggaggccaggcgccgcgcctggcaggagagacagcagcgcctcagggaggaggcgctgctccgtgcgccgccgcagcgtcgggtggctccggacccccactcgccgtgggaggaggccctgtggtctccgtggccggagtccccggcgcggtccagCCACAACAGCGCGTCACCGCCCggggtggacgacgacgacgtcgccgacaacgcccacaggggctaggcggcgcaccgcgccgccgacctaaccctaatagagggtttttaataTTAGTATAAATTTAAGGAAGAAGTCCACATAACCCCCCTATGTATCATGGTTTGGTCGCTAACCCCCCCTAAGTATGAACTGGATCATTTGACCCCCCCAACTATGAGATACCAGGCAAATTACCCCCCTAGGCGCCGATGGGCGGTTTTGGTAGCGGTTTATGCCACGGTGGATAGTGGTTTAAGCGAGATAGACTAGTCTAAGTAACCGTATTGGTTGACTTCTATTCCCCTTCCTCCCCGTTCTGGTTCCCGTCCCCTCCTCAACCGATCCGAACATCGCCGCCTCCGTCCCAACCAAATCCGGCCACACCTTGTCAATCATGTAGACCCTGTCGCTACCACTGCCAACATCATAACTATCAATTCCACCCTCTTCAGCGCCACATCCAGCAATTGGAGATTCCAAGGCAGAGTCATGTCTGTTGGTAATCGCGAAGCTTGGAGCGGACGCGCGCGGCAGGCGATTGGAGTGTGGAGGTGGTCGATATCGGCGACGTCGAGGGCCATCTTCTCGTCGGCGAAGCGGCGAAGCTCCATCCTTCACCCTCTGAAGACGGAGCATCATGGCCATGCCTCGCTGGCGGCGCTGGCCGCGGTGAggcgcgctcctcctccacctcactCTACAGCGCCGCCCCCAAAGCCTCCCACAGCACCGCGGTCTCATCCTCCGCCTCCAATCGTCCCAGCCTCGTCGCCCCTCGTCCCAGCTTCCGCTTGACCGCCGCCAGGTGACCACCGCACAAGTCGAGGAGCAGCTGGGGCATTTGCCGGCGCCCGCTACGGCGGCCGAGTCGGGGTCGCAGTCATGGTCGTCGTCATCCATGATAGCAGCGACCGGACGCGAGGATTTGAAGCGGGAGCAAATCGCAGCGCCATCTCTCTTTTTTGTGTGCGAGCGACGGCCAGGTGCGTCTCGGCCGAATGCGTCTCCATGGTGGCTTAAACCACCGTCCACATGGACCAAATCCGTCAACAAAACAGCTCATCTGCGCCTAAAGGGTAATTTGCCTGGTATCTCATAGTTGGGGGGGTCAAATGACCCATTTCATACTTAGGGGGGGTTAGCGACCAGAACATGATAGATAGGGGGGTTATATGGACTTCTttctaaatttaaaagcccatataggggcttcttttgttagttatttgcccaaaatagggctatgtataaatttgcccaaaatagggcatatgttttaatcaaatttcgtttaaatttgcttttttttcttttgttttcgtgttttTCGGATTATGCAATGCGTTcgggcgttgggcgcagcgcgcgacccaaacggacaagcggacacgggccgctgtccgcgtgtccggccggcgacccaaacggcccaaaacggacggcccagcacgtccgtttgggtcgcgcggttggagatgccctaagatctTAATTGCAGGTCTCTGTCTCACATGCATATATGTGCTGGGGGCATTGAAGTAACCCACTCGAGTCCATAACATCGAATACTTGATATGCAACTTAACCTAGCTGTTAAGTTGATCTTGTCTCGACTGCTGCAGGACCATCAAGGCACTACGCAAAGAAAATGCCTATATTATCTTAATAGCTCAACAGGAATCCTAATATATTCAACCATTCAGTGCAGACTTGAAGTGGTTGTCATCGATAGTTGGATACAGGTTGCCAATATCAGCAAGATGTTGAACAGTCGACCTGTGAAAGAAACAGGATTATGAAAAAAGAATGTCAAATGCAATTCAGAGGAAGAGATGAGAACGGGCGATACCTGGCCACTGCATCTGATAGTTTAAGACGGCTAGCAACCTCATCGACACTTACTCCATGCTCCATGTTTCTGTAGGAACATAATGCACTTATTATTAGTTCATTACCCATTCTataaacgagaggaagctaacaaTATTAAGGCAAATAAAGTACAAAAACTTATGTATGTAACTACCATGATCATGGGAGGGAGGGGGCAGAGGGACCAGTACTACAAATTACAGGAAAAAGACAAACACTAAGCATAACATGATACTGCAACCTTCTTCCACCAAAGACAAGCATACTCAGAAGCATTTATGTATGCATTAATGTTAATAAAAAAAATCCAAAGCACTTAATAACACAATAAGAACATCATTCATAGTAACTTACCCAAGTACTGGGTCATGAAACACACTCATGACCAAATCAGTTAACTCTTTTCCAGCAGTATTTCCAGATGCAGACTGAGCAATGAAGAGCAAAAACATTAGATAATAATTTGAGAGATCTAGTAAAATGATGATATAGTACCCAAAACCACCTGATTATTAAGAAGTGGAGCTTGGTTCCATGTTGATGTACTAGCATTTGCTTGGGGCTGAGACGCCAACCTCTACCAATATTAAAAATCCAAATAAATAAAAGCATCATAAGAAATCATAAATATTATTCAGTTTGTAAAAACTAAAATcctagaaatggcatgatagtacCTTAGCCTTGGCAAGATCCAGATGCACATAAATGCAGTACAGAAAGTGATGGGTTATATCATTGTAGTTGGTTACAAGCCTGACAAGAAATAGTAAGACTAATATAAGAAAAATGTAGCCACATAtatcaaatgggcacaaaatatTCTCATAGTCCAGGTTAGCAACCTTTATCACCCCAGAAAATCTTGCTATTGCTTTTAAACACATCATATAACAAAATACTTTCCATCTAATATATCAATGCATTTGCATGAGAAAGAATCAAACATTAGATTAATCTTTACAACATCATATATCGATACATTGGTTGCTTGTACAGTAATCACATGCTTGTGCATGTATACTACAATATTTTATTATTCCCTATTCATAGCAGAGGGAAAAGCTGCATAAATACAAATCACCTTTATGATTTATAAAGCAAGAGGACTGAAGTAGTCACATAGTTCAATAAAGACCAAATATTTATCCGGCGAACTTCGTTAAAATTCTAAGGCTCGGTTCACGGTTGCTGAACTGCACCGTTCTTTACTAATGTAATATATATTTGCTGTTTCTAAGGCAACCCAGAAAACATTATTTCTAAGTCATCCAAGTTGCTCTGGACCTAGAGTTACACAAAAATTCTTGTGAAACTTCCATGTGTAGAAATGTGCATTGCACATCTCCAAAACTGAAGTTGCATATCAATTTAAGTAAGTGTAACTATCCGATTTCCATTCGATAAAGGATCAATGATTGCAATAGGCAGGCTTCGATATAAGAATTTTTCAAGTTGACTTAGAAATAGATATCCGATTTCCATTCGATAAAGGATCAATGATAGCAATACGCAGGCTTCGATATAAGAATTTCTCAAGTTGACTTAGAAATAGACACTCCTTATTCTTAATCTGCAATGGAAAAACAACGACAGCAGCAGGAAAAAGGTGGTTCCCAAACAGTAAAATAGGCCAAAACAGTTGGTCAAATGGTAGTTCCATAATCCGCCTCAATGTCAACCACAGCCTAACAGACGAAAACAATTATGAACTATCCTACAACAAAGATTAAAGTGCTCACCGCACAGAATAAGCAACCACGTGACGCTTCCCTTGAAAACCTTTCAGACCACCATTGACAATAACATAGTCGCCATCACTTGAAAAAAAAAAGGTACAAAGATCTCAAGTTTGTTGCATACAAAACTGATCTTCCAGCAAATGAAAGTTAACTTTTAACCCTTACTTGACTAACTTCATTTCTTCAGTGTCAGACGTCTCATTTTCCCTGGAAAATAAATAAAGGCCGACATACATATGATTGATGGTCCAAAATTTTGTAGACAGACCAAATAAATACATGAGACATCTCACCAGCGATTCACTTCTATCCTGCCTGTACCATCATCAAGAACAAACGTAACATCTGTGACCCGCTCGTTCTTATTCAACATGCGTCCTACAAGCCTAACCTGCAATTCAGGGCAATTAAAACAATGAGAAGAAAGGAGTTGACCTTTGCTGATCTTGGTAGGGAGCAAAAGTACAAAAAGAAAAACCATTTGTaaccacacacacacaaataGCAAAAGACCAACTGCAGCTGAGCACATCTAAAACACCGcccgtttcacaaaatttgaaggcCCATCGATATGTAAGTACATAACAGCACAATTCTTGCACTTCTACTCCAGCCAGCCCCAACCTGGTTGAATGGTTGTCGCAGGAGTTGTTTGTTAGCAATTAGGGACCATGTGTGTATGTTAACTGGGGTGCCACAGTGGCTCCTTACGAGTTACGACAGTCATGTTGCTAGAAATTATGTGACAAGGGGAGGGAAGGCTGCATTGCCCTCCCACATCCCTTCCATCAGACTAACGGCAACTAACAAACGGAACAACAGAACACTGCTGGCCAGCAATTTATGTTTGTGACTGGCGACGGTGTGGTCAGTGGTGTTTAGCAGGTTAGAGCCATGGCATGTAAAGGAGAGCTATTGGTGTAATCCATTTAGGCCACATCATAGATGGTGGGTGTGGGCAGTGGAAAGGACAGGAATCGCAAAACTTCGGCAAATGCAATATGCACACTAACGAAGCTAGTGTTTCTTTCCCCATTTCATAGCCAAACCAATACGCCTGGCCAGCGTCATATGTTCAAAATTTTAATCCAGTTGCCCACAGGTATGATAACAGATCCGGTTCCTCTTAAGTGGTACTTTTGGAGGAGACAGGTTTCAGTCCCCAGGAAGGCTTCGGTTCGGCTCTGCTAACTCGAATGCGAAACAAACCCTTCCACATTTCACTGCAAGCATACAAAATCGAATCGCTGCTCCAAAGAAACGTTTTTTTTTTACAGAACAAGATTATTAGGCAGCGCGTGAAGTGGAGAGGCGAGGCGAGATCCGTACCGTGGACACCTCCCAGCCATTGACGGCGAAGCTGGACTTGTCGTCGTTGGTCTGTGACGCGTCCATGAGCTGCTTGACGGTGAGCGGCATCAGCGTCTGCGAGCCGCGACCCTGAGCACACAACGACCCCAACGAAACGAAGGCGTAAGATTTGGGGGGCAGATCAGCGGGAGATTAACTAGGTCGGATTCGGACGGAGGGGTCGGGGGATGGTGGTACCTTgttgaagccgccgccgccgccgccgccctccggggTGTTGGTGGTCTGCGAGGGCAtgaacccgccgccgccgaagaggTTGTTGGCGCTCGCGGCGCCGCCGTTGCCGTCGtactgcccgccgccgccgtcgtactGGCCGCCTCCGCCGTACATCGCGGGGTCCGGTGGGTAAAACCCTAGTCTTGCCGAGGAAGGAGGAGGGGAGGGGGGAGGTgagggcgggagaggaggaggcaggCAGGGAGAAGGGGGCTTTGTATCGTGTGGGGGAAGACAAGACCGCGCCGCTCCGGTTACGAATTTTTTGGGCCGCCGCGCGCGTCCGTCGTCGGTATGGGTGTGGCAGAGCGGCGCGCGGCCCGACGATGGTTTGGCAGAGGCAGGTCGCCGCGTGGGTGGACTGGAGCCGTGCCGCCGTGGTGCGGCGGAGCAGCGTCGGGTCAAGTCCGGAGTAAAATAAGCAACCGGCAGAGTCTGATTTTGGTATCTACAAGTAAAATATATCTATACACATTCGTATCTAAATAAATTTATAATCTTTTTTagtaacggagggagtaaatatTTTTCAGAATGATTGTATCAATCTTGAGTAACATATAAAGTTATTTGATCACAAAAAacacgaaaaaagaaaaaaaaagggaaaaaacctTGGTAGTTGTCATCACCTAAGAAACTAGCGCCGCCGGCACCTCCACCTCCTCATAGGTCGGTTTCCCCCTCTGGTTTGGCCTCGCCGACGTCAGATGGGGTGGGAAACCCGATCTATGTGTGGACTCTtaataaaagtagtgttttcaaTAGATTAGTTTAGTGTTTGGTACCCACTTCTTTTTAGCCTCTAGGCATGGGCCATTTAGATCTTACTTCACCAAATTGagtttggatcttttctcatggttatcGCAATGTTTACCTATACACGAGCACTCAAGATCCATCATATGTAGTTGCAATAATGGTACTGGATCGATATCAACTCAACGAGTAGTGCAGaggagctcgatgacgatgatgagctcGTCGAGTCCCGCAAATCCTCCCAATTGTGAGGATATCTCATCGTTGCGGCGTAGTCCATGCATACATAGGTACAATCCGCGAGAGCTTAGCCGTCCAGGGCTAGGCGATCACGGTGAGAATGGTGCAGCCTTTTGGCGTACGTGGAGaagggcgagagagagagagagacacgaCCAACCAAAGGACCAGGAGAAAACTTAAAAGAAAATTGCACACCAATAGGGGTGGGGCACCTCTATTTAAAGGGGCCAAAGAGTAAGGGGCTTGAAGGAGGGGCTGGTGGCCACCGCACTTAGGTCGGTCGGAGAGGGTGGGTTGGCCACCGGCCATCCTCCCTAGGTCAGTTGGCCCtggtgggccaccccaccaaaccttggccCCAAGGCCTTCCCTCTGGAAGGAGGGTCAAAGGAGGGGCGCCTTGGGCCTGCCTAGCTCCTTGTGTTCCTGGGCGGCCCAGCTGCCCTGCACTCCCCTCTCTTATGTCGTAACTCTTTCCTATGTTCTTCCTGTTGGATATAGTGCCCTAGAGACAAATAATAAATAgtgtttattattattatatatcagaTAGTttcatgtcatgctataattgtatcagtcggaaacattgatacacgtgTGGTATTGTAAATAAATCAGGGTCCCTGGTGAGCACACATGTGCACAACTAGTTCATTGTGATCAATTGGTTGGTCGAGGTTTCCCGATCTTGGACACGTAGTCATTCAAAATGAGATTATATTATTGAGAAATGATATGATGTACATTCTCCATATAAGTATTGTAAGGCGATTGA includes:
- the LOC124687605 gene encoding replication protein A 32 kDa subunit B-like, with protein sequence MYGGGGQYDGGGGQYDGNGGAASANNLFGGGGFMPSQTTNTPEGGGGGGGFNKGRGSQTLMPLTVKQLMDASQTNDDKSSFAVNGWEVSTVRLVGRMLNKNERVTDVTFVLDDGTGRIEVNRWENETSDTEEMKLVNDGDYVIVNGGLKGFQGKRHVVAYSVRLVTNYNDITHHFLYCIYVHLDLAKAKRLASQPQANASTSTWNQAPLLNNQSASGNTAGKELTDLVMSVFHDPVLGNMEHGVSVDEVASRLKLSDAVARSTVQHLADIGNLYPTIDDNHFKSALNG